One genomic window of Ruminococcus gauvreauii includes the following:
- a CDS encoding GTP pyrophosphokinase, whose amino-acid sequence MKTAEMEEYQTMIKPYQEAMSSLLVHIDALNEEYRMRYKDYPIHNIQSRIKNAESIQAKLKRKGHPTALEAAKDYLTDIAGIRIICYFEQDIIPIASHLKKYSDTVIVKECDYVTQPKPNGYRSYHLVLGTPVYRTDSKQYYPVEIQIRSLAMDLWASMEHRMLYKAEDDHQERIRERFKGFASELKDLENQLYELEF is encoded by the coding sequence ATGAAAACAGCAGAAATGGAAGAATACCAGACAATGATAAAACCGTATCAGGAAGCTATGTCAAGTCTTCTGGTGCATATCGACGCTTTAAACGAAGAATATCGGATGAGATATAAAGATTATCCAATACACAATATACAGTCACGGATAAAAAACGCAGAGAGCATTCAGGCAAAACTAAAACGAAAGGGTCATCCTACCGCCCTGGAGGCTGCTAAAGACTATCTGACAGACATTGCAGGTATCAGGATCATATGCTACTTCGAACAGGATATCATCCCGATTGCCTCGCATTTGAAAAAATATTCGGATACGGTAATCGTAAAGGAGTGTGATTATGTCACGCAGCCAAAGCCTAATGGTTATCGCAGCTATCATCTGGTACTCGGGACGCCGGTTTATCGGACTGACTCAAAACAGTATTATCCTGTGGAGATTCAGATCCGCTCTCTTGCCATGGATCTGTGGGCGAGTATGGAGCACCGTATGCTGTATAAGGCGGAAGATGATCATCAGGAGCGTATCCGTGAGCGGTTTAAAGGTTTTGCTTCAGAATTGAAAGATCTGGAAAATCAGTTATATGAACTGGAATTTTAG
- a CDS encoding TetR/AcrR family transcriptional regulator: MNERMKATADAATTLFLRQGYSKTQISHIAKAAGVSVGTIYLDFTGKMEILNFILASVIDPDFIKQEFERPVTNDLFIGIENKIAKLFDQISEEFSCHLKENAQDYTFEALISDTFDLLSRYAVGCLFIEKNYFDFKFLSDHYREHRKKFFLSMKQYLSVFIGRGVVRPSEYPDLDITFIIETLSWWAMDMRYTTFETSDISLELAKKICLDNLVAAYAIN; the protein is encoded by the coding sequence TTGAATGAACGAATGAAAGCTACTGCTGATGCTGCAACCACACTCTTTTTAAGGCAGGGCTACTCGAAGACTCAGATCAGCCATATCGCAAAGGCTGCCGGTGTTTCGGTCGGCACAATCTATCTTGATTTTACCGGTAAAATGGAGATTCTGAATTTTATCCTGGCTTCTGTCATTGATCCGGATTTTATCAAACAGGAATTTGAACGGCCAGTCACTAATGATCTGTTTATTGGAATAGAAAATAAGATTGCAAAATTATTTGACCAGATAAGTGAAGAGTTTTCATGCCATCTTAAAGAAAATGCCCAAGACTATACCTTTGAGGCACTCATATCCGACACGTTTGATCTGTTGTCCAGATATGCAGTCGGCTGTCTGTTCATTGAGAAAAACTACTTTGATTTTAAGTTTTTGAGTGACCATTACCGCGAACACCGTAAAAAGTTCTTTCTGTCCATGAAGCAGTATTTATCTGTTTTTATAGGCAGAGGGGTAGTCCGCCCTTCAGAATATCCGGACCTGGATATAACATTTATTATTGAGACGTTATCCTGGTGGGCAATGGATATGCGCTATACTACCTTTGAAACCAGTGATATCTCATTGGAGCTGGCAAAAAAAATATGTTTAGATAATCTGGTAGCGGCATACGCAATCAATTAG
- a CDS encoding DUF4097 family beta strand repeat-containing protein — protein sequence MSSLTGCSQDKPVKLTNELRFSLEKISDLKISYDDEEVIFFPSDENTLVIKEYMTTPKDNYYAKVKQNHSSIHISEGAKPIFKDNFYRYIEIYLPASYQHALTVTTSDGDIDMSGIDLHVSVLRIDSTSGTMQIDSAKAEKIYLSSTSGTLKLGIVNGDTIRVETTSGEVICEEVNGYVTYATTSGNAQFSSAIGSGSYKVNNSGTLSAAYTQVQGNLTLFNKNGDIKLTLPKKLEFGFEAAAKNGTILTSFQDQLRTEGDTVRGTVGNSPDVTVRAETKNGNIEVTQ from the coding sequence ATGTCCTCATTAACAGGCTGTTCCCAGGATAAGCCCGTTAAACTGACCAATGAGTTGCGCTTCTCTCTTGAAAAAATATCAGATTTAAAGATATCCTATGACGATGAAGAAGTCATCTTTTTCCCTTCAGATGAAAACACACTTGTAATTAAAGAATATATGACGACTCCCAAAGACAATTATTATGCAAAAGTAAAACAGAATCATAGCAGTATACATATCAGCGAAGGAGCCAAACCCATATTCAAGGATAATTTTTATCGTTATATAGAAATTTACCTCCCCGCTTCCTATCAGCATGCTCTTACAGTTACGACATCAGACGGAGATATAGATATGTCAGGCATTGATCTGCATGTATCAGTTCTCCGAATTGACAGTACATCGGGAACTATGCAGATAGACTCAGCAAAAGCAGAGAAAATCTACCTGTCATCTACCAGCGGTACTCTTAAATTAGGTATCGTGAACGGTGATACCATCAGAGTAGAGACTACCAGCGGAGAGGTCATCTGCGAGGAAGTAAACGGATATGTAACATATGCCACTACCAGCGGCAACGCCCAGTTTAGTTCAGCGATCGGCTCCGGAAGTTACAAAGTCAACAACTCCGGCACTCTGTCTGCTGCCTATACTCAGGTTCAGGGTAACCTGACATTGTTTAACAAGAACGGGGATATTAAACTGACTCTTCCCAAAAAACTTGAATTCGGATTTGAAGCTGCTGCAAAGAATGGCACCATTCTCACCTCCTTTCAGGATCAGCTCAGGACTGAAGGTGACACCGTCCGGGGAACTGTCGGCAATTCCCCGGACGTTACGGTCAGAGCGGAAACAAAAAACGGTAATATAGAGGTTACGCAATGA
- a CDS encoding pyridoxamine 5'-phosphate oxidase family protein, producing MNEVYDFLKACETYYLATMEGDQPRVRPFGTVDLYEGRLYIQTGKVKNVSKQMKANPKVEICGFLNGKWLRVAGTAVEDERIAAQKHMLDAYPSLQNMYQPGDGNTQVFYLKDVTATFSSFTEEPRVITF from the coding sequence ATGAATGAAGTTTATGATTTCTTAAAAGCATGTGAAACTTATTATCTGGCAACCATGGAGGGAGACCAGCCCCGGGTGCGTCCGTTTGGAACGGTTGACCTCTACGAAGGCAGGCTTTATATTCAGACGGGTAAAGTAAAAAATGTCTCCAAACAGATGAAAGCAAACCCGAAAGTTGAGATCTGTGGTTTCCTGAACGGTAAATGGCTTCGCGTTGCCGGCACTGCCGTGGAAGATGAGCGTATAGCGGCACAGAAACATATGCTGGACGCGTACCCGTCACTGCAGAACATGTATCAGCCGGGCGACGGCAATACACAGGTTTTCTATCTGAAGGATGTGACAGCGACCTTCTCTTCATTTACGGAAGAACCAAGAGTCATCACCTTCTGA
- a CDS encoding diaminopimelate decarboxylase, which yields MTKKPFVTKQKLEEIRETIPTPFHLYDEKGIRENAQALREAFAWNKGYREYFAVKACPNPFLIDILREYGCGCDCSSMTELMLSDALGCSGDDIMFSSNATPASEYQYAEKVNAIINLDDITHIEFLEKAIGYIPKKISCRYNPGGLFKISNDIMDNPGDAKYGMTTDQLFEAFKILKEKGAEEFGIHAFLASNTVTNEYYPMLAKVLFEVAVRLKEETGADIRFVNLSGGIGIPYRPDQEPNDIRVIGEGVRKVYEEILVPAGMGDVALYTELGRFMTGPYGCLVTEAIHEKHTHKEYIGCDACAVNLMRPAMYGAYHHITVMGKEDAPCDHMYDVTGSLCENNDKFAVDRMLPKIDIGDLLVIHDTGAHGFAMGYNYNGKLKSAEVLLKEDGSFEMIRRAETPKDYFATFDCFPIYKKILKES from the coding sequence ATGACCAAAAAACCATTTGTGACGAAACAAAAGCTGGAAGAGATCCGGGAGACGATTCCCACTCCCTTTCATCTGTATGATGAGAAGGGGATCCGTGAAAATGCCCAGGCGCTGAGAGAGGCATTCGCGTGGAATAAGGGATACCGGGAATACTTTGCGGTGAAAGCCTGCCCGAATCCGTTTCTGATCGATATTCTGCGGGAATACGGCTGCGGCTGCGACTGTTCTTCCATGACAGAGCTGATGCTCTCGGATGCACTGGGCTGCAGCGGGGACGATATCATGTTCTCCTCGAATGCAACACCGGCCTCCGAATACCAGTATGCGGAGAAGGTCAATGCGATCATCAATCTGGATGACATTACACATATTGAGTTTCTGGAAAAAGCAATCGGATATATCCCGAAAAAGATCAGCTGCCGCTACAATCCCGGCGGACTTTTTAAGATCAGCAATGATATCATGGATAATCCGGGGGATGCAAAATATGGCATGACGACCGATCAGCTGTTTGAGGCGTTTAAGATCTTAAAGGAGAAAGGCGCAGAAGAATTTGGTATCCATGCGTTTCTGGCCAGCAATACCGTGACAAATGAATATTATCCCATGCTGGCAAAAGTATTGTTCGAGGTGGCCGTCCGGCTGAAAGAGGAGACAGGAGCAGATATTCGATTTGTCAATCTCTCCGGAGGAATCGGCATTCCGTACCGTCCTGATCAGGAACCAAATGACATCCGCGTGATTGGCGAAGGCGTGCGGAAAGTCTATGAAGAAATTCTGGTGCCTGCCGGAATGGGAGATGTTGCGCTGTATACCGAGCTGGGACGGTTCATGACGGGACCGTACGGATGCCTTGTCACAGAAGCCATTCATGAAAAGCATACGCATAAAGAGTACATTGGATGTGACGCCTGCGCGGTAAATCTGATGCGTCCGGCAATGTACGGTGCATATCATCATATTACCGTGATGGGAAAAGAGGATGCTCCCTGTGATCACATGTATGATGTGACGGGCTCGCTCTGCGAGAATAACGATAAATTTGCAGTGGACAGGATGCTGCCGAAGATTGATATCGGAGACCTTCTGGTCATCCATGACACCGGAGCCCACGGCTTTGCGATGGGGTATAACTATAACGGGAAATTGAAATCGGCAGAGGTACTGCTGAAAGAGGACGGAAGCTTTGAGATGATTCGGCGCGCGGAGACGCCAAAAGATTATTTCGCCACCTTTGACTGTTTTCCGATCTATAAAAAAATATTGAAAGAGTCATAA
- the pyk gene encoding pyruvate kinase, with translation MKKTKIVCTMGPNTDKRETMKQLIEAGMDIARFNFSHGTHEEQKARMDMLKEVRAEMKKPIAILLDTKGPEIRTGLLDEHTPVTLKSGDTFTLTTNKISGNQNICHQTYEGLPLDVKRGARILVDDGLIELKVESTTHTDVVCTVVNGGELGERKGINIPGTSTNLPNITEQDVKDILFGIEQGVDFIAASFVRNADAIKEIRSLLKEHGGEHIDIIAKIESIEGVANIDRIIQQSDGIMVARGDLGVEIPAWEVPHIQKEIIRKCNERYKPVITATQMLDSMIRNPRPTRAEVTDVANAIYDGTDAIMLSGETAVGKYPIESVHMMVEIANSTEPYIDYEHFLDYRALRGNSNVSSTVGVAAVQSSIYLHAKCIVTPTVSGQTARLISNFRPKVPIYAVTPNDWAQRKMQIFWGVTPLSGYEEDSTENIISHAMYVVEREKFIKTGDLVVFTAGDPATNIVTGEGAVTNMLHIIQAK, from the coding sequence ATGAAAAAAACTAAAATAGTCTGTACCATGGGTCCGAATACCGATAAGCGTGAAACGATGAAACAGCTGATCGAGGCGGGAATGGATATCGCCAGATTCAATTTTTCACACGGTACCCATGAGGAACAGAAGGCACGTATGGACATGCTGAAGGAAGTCCGTGCAGAGATGAAGAAACCGATTGCGATCCTGCTGGACACCAAAGGACCGGAAATCAGAACGGGACTGCTCGATGAACATACCCCGGTCACTCTGAAGAGCGGAGATACCTTTACGCTGACGACAAATAAGATCTCCGGCAATCAGAATATCTGTCATCAGACCTACGAAGGGCTTCCGCTGGATGTGAAGCGCGGTGCACGCATTCTCGTCGATGACGGGCTGATCGAGCTGAAGGTGGAATCCACTACTCATACGGATGTTGTATGTACCGTGGTGAACGGCGGAGAACTCGGAGAACGAAAAGGCATCAATATTCCGGGAACCAGTACCAATCTGCCGAATATTACGGAGCAGGATGTAAAGGATATTCTGTTTGGAATTGAGCAGGGCGTAGATTTCATTGCAGCGTCGTTTGTACGGAATGCAGATGCGATCAAAGAGATCCGCAGTCTGCTCAAAGAACACGGCGGCGAGCATATTGATATCATCGCCAAGATCGAAAGTATTGAAGGCGTGGCGAATATCGACCGCATTATTCAGCAGTCTGACGGCATTATGGTTGCCAGAGGAGACCTCGGTGTGGAAATTCCGGCGTGGGAAGTTCCGCATATTCAGAAAGAAATCATCCGAAAATGTAATGAGCGTTATAAACCGGTAATCACGGCAACACAGATGCTTGATTCCATGATAAGAAATCCGCGTCCGACCAGAGCGGAAGTGACGGATGTCGCGAATGCGATCTACGATGGGACGGATGCGATCATGCTCTCCGGGGAAACGGCAGTTGGAAAATATCCGATCGAATCCGTACATATGATGGTGGAGATCGCAAATTCAACGGAACCGTATATAGATTATGAGCATTTTCTGGATTACCGTGCACTGCGCGGAAACAGCAATGTATCCAGTACGGTCGGCGTGGCGGCGGTGCAGTCGAGTATTTATCTGCACGCAAAGTGTATCGTGACACCTACCGTATCAGGTCAGACCGCACGCCTGATCTCCAATTTCCGTCCCAAGGTACCGATCTATGCGGTGACACCGAATGACTGGGCGCAGCGCAAGATGCAGATCTTCTGGGGGGTGACACCGCTCAGCGGATATGAAGAAGACAGTACAGAAAATATTATTTCTCATGCAATGTATGTTGTGGAACGTGAAAAATTTATAAAAACCGGGGACCTTGTTGTATTTACTGCGGGAGATCCGGCAACTAATATTGTAACGGGTGAAGGTGCCGTTACAAACATGCTGCACATCATTCAGGCTAAATAA
- a CDS encoding rhomboid family protein, producing MNWINKMERKFGKYAIPNLTLYIIITYVVGYLLMYLAPNVMDYCLLEPGLILRGQVWRLVSWLLIPPGSLDIFTIIMLFFYYSIGTTLEKTWGAFRYNFYIFGGIILTVIGSFIMYFVLGGGTLLIMRGGFFSTYYISLSIFLGFAATYPDMQVLLYFIIPIKIKWLAWLDVIFLAWQMIQSGWTTRVAIICSLMNFIIYFFATRNLARYSPHEVKRKRTYAKAVHKSQSPNVTKHKCAVCGRTEKDGDDLEFRFCSKCRGNYEYCQDHLFTHKHIQ from the coding sequence ATGAACTGGATCAACAAAATGGAACGGAAATTCGGGAAATATGCAATCCCAAATCTGACGCTGTACATTATTATTACGTATGTGGTCGGTTATCTGTTGATGTACCTGGCACCGAATGTCATGGACTACTGTCTGCTGGAACCCGGGCTGATTTTACGGGGGCAGGTATGGAGGCTGGTAAGCTGGCTTTTGATACCGCCCGGCAGTCTTGATATCTTTACGATTATCATGCTGTTTTTTTACTATTCCATCGGTACGACGCTGGAGAAGACCTGGGGAGCCTTCCGCTACAACTTCTACATTTTCGGCGGAATCATACTGACCGTAATCGGATCGTTTATCATGTATTTTGTCCTGGGCGGCGGAACCCTTCTCATCATGCGGGGCGGTTTCTTCAGTACCTATTATATCTCACTCTCCATTTTTCTGGGGTTTGCCGCGACGTATCCGGATATGCAGGTGCTGCTGTACTTTATTATTCCGATCAAGATCAAATGGCTGGCGTGGCTGGACGTGATCTTTCTTGCATGGCAGATGATTCAGAGCGGCTGGACGACGCGTGTGGCGATCATATGCAGCCTGATGAACTTTATCATTTATTTCTTTGCCACCAGAAATCTGGCGCGCTATTCACCGCATGAGGTAAAGCGCAAACGGACATACGCCAAAGCGGTGCACAAGAGTCAGAGTCCGAATGTCACAAAGCATAAGTGCGCGGTCTGCGGGAGAACGGAGAAAGACGGAGACGATTTGGAATTTCGTTTCTGTTCAAAATGCAGAGGCAACTATGAATATTGTCAGGATCATTTATTTACACACAAACATATACAATAA
- the aroC gene encoding chorismate synthase, which produces MAGSSFGTLFTVTTWGESHGKGLGVVVDGCPSGLLLQESDIQAFLNRRKPGQNKYATPRKEADEVEILSGVFEGRTTGTPISMIVRNTSQRSGDYGEIASYYRPGHADYTFDQKYGFRDYRGGGRSSGRETVGRVAAGAIAVKILNSLGVSICTYTKAIGPITAEQFHPELIAENPLYMPDTDASKRAQAYLDDCMKRHDSSGGVVECIVSHFPAGAGTPVFEKLDACLGKAVLSIGAVKGVEIGDGFAAAEATGLSSNDGFCCNADGHIHKLTNHSGGVLGGISDGSDIILRAAFKPTPSIFSTQQTVNRQGESVDINIKGRHDPIIVPRAVVVVESMTAMTLVDALLCGMGSRMEHLQRIWHPES; this is translated from the coding sequence ATGGCAGGATCATCATTCGGTACACTTTTTACCGTCACAACATGGGGTGAATCCCATGGAAAAGGCCTCGGCGTCGTGGTCGACGGATGTCCGTCGGGTCTTCTACTTCAGGAATCGGATATCCAGGCATTTTTAAACCGCAGAAAGCCGGGTCAGAATAAATACGCGACACCCAGAAAAGAAGCAGATGAAGTTGAGATCCTCTCCGGCGTTTTCGAAGGCCGGACCACCGGAACACCGATCTCCATGATCGTACGCAATACCAGCCAGCGTTCCGGCGACTACGGAGAGATCGCTTCTTATTATCGCCCTGGACACGCAGATTATACCTTCGATCAGAAATATGGCTTCCGGGATTACCGCGGCGGAGGACGTTCTTCCGGCCGTGAGACGGTCGGCCGTGTCGCCGCAGGCGCCATCGCGGTAAAAATCCTGAACAGTCTCGGCGTTTCCATCTGCACTTACACGAAAGCAATCGGTCCAATTACTGCCGAACAGTTTCACCCGGAACTGATCGCGGAAAATCCGCTGTACATGCCGGACACGGATGCCAGCAAAAGAGCTCAGGCATATCTGGACGACTGCATGAAACGCCACGATTCATCCGGAGGCGTTGTCGAATGCATTGTCAGCCATTTCCCCGCGGGTGCAGGAACCCCGGTATTCGAAAAACTGGATGCCTGTCTCGGCAAGGCAGTCCTTTCCATCGGTGCGGTCAAGGGAGTGGAGATCGGGGATGGTTTTGCCGCCGCAGAGGCAACCGGTCTTTCCAGCAACGACGGGTTCTGCTGCAATGCGGACGGACATATTCATAAATTAACAAACCATTCCGGCGGTGTCCTCGGAGGCATCAGTGACGGAAGCGATATCATCCTGCGTGCCGCGTTCAAACCGACCCCCTCCATTTTCTCTACCCAGCAGACGGTGAACAGGCAGGGGGAATCAGTGGATATCAATATCAAAGGCCGCCATGACCCCATCATCGTTCCCCGGGCAGTCGTCGTCGTAGAGTCCATGACCGCCATGACACTCGTCGATGCCCTGCTGTGCGGCATGGGTTCCCGCATGGAACATCTGCAGCGCATCTGGCATCCTGAGTCATAA
- a CDS encoding lactonase family protein: protein MNQEKYVAYVGTYTHGSSIGIHLYDVDVEEGTLTERKVVPVNNSSYLARSKNGKYLYSIADEGVAVFAIHPDGDLEYINKVDIDGMRGCYLSVDVTGKYLFVAGYHDGKVTVVHTHRDGRLGSVMDGIFHKGTGSVAERSFRPHVSCVVPTPDDNYVCAVDNGIDQVKVYGIDKKRDKLNLQDIIRCRRESGPREMKFSNNGKFAYLIYELSNDIDVFSYHEGNKGPVFEKIQNISILDTELDPMHDAAEALAISPDGNYLFASTAGDNSVTMFKIDQETGMLNSQFSLPISGEYPKSMRLFPDGKHIAIVNHESDSITTFAVDYERKLLMMKGKPMKVETPNCILIEKVGQQFE, encoded by the coding sequence ATGAACCAGGAAAAATATGTAGCGTATGTGGGTACTTATACACACGGAAGCAGTATCGGCATCCATCTGTATGACGTCGATGTGGAAGAGGGAACGCTCACGGAACGTAAAGTGGTTCCGGTTAACAATTCTTCCTATCTGGCGCGTTCGAAAAACGGAAAATACCTTTATTCGATTGCGGATGAGGGAGTCGCGGTTTTTGCGATTCATCCGGACGGAGATTTGGAATATATTAATAAAGTCGACATCGACGGTATGAGAGGCTGTTATCTCTCGGTTGATGTTACCGGAAAATATTTGTTTGTGGCAGGATATCACGACGGCAAGGTGACGGTGGTTCATACACACCGGGACGGCAGGCTGGGGAGTGTCATGGACGGTATCTTCCACAAGGGAACCGGCAGTGTGGCAGAACGCAGTTTCCGTCCGCATGTCAGCTGCGTCGTTCCGACCCCGGATGACAATTATGTGTGTGCGGTTGACAATGGAATCGACCAGGTGAAAGTTTATGGTATTGATAAGAAAAGAGATAAGCTGAATCTGCAGGATATCATCAGGTGCCGAAGAGAATCCGGTCCCAGAGAAATGAAATTTTCGAACAACGGAAAATTTGCCTATCTTATCTATGAGCTGAGCAACGATATCGACGTATTTTCTTATCATGAGGGCAATAAGGGACCGGTATTCGAGAAAATTCAGAATATCAGTATCCTGGATACGGAACTCGATCCAATGCATGATGCTGCGGAGGCTCTTGCAATCTCACCTGACGGCAATTATCTGTTTGCGTCGACGGCAGGAGATAATTCCGTCACAATGTTTAAGATCGACCAGGAGACGGGTATGCTAAACAGCCAGTTCTCGCTTCCGATCAGCGGAGAATATCCGAAGAGTATGCGTCTGTTCCCGGATGGGAAGCATATCGCCATCGTAAATCATGAGTCGGACAGCATTACGACGTTTGCGGTGGATTACGAGAGAAAGCTATTGATGATGAAAGGAAAACCGATGAAGGTGGAGACACCGAACTGTATCCTGATAGAGAAAGTCGGACAGCAATTTGAATAG
- a CDS encoding RluA family pseudouridine synthase: MNRILTYPVTAAEAGMSIGEYLQSRGYSRHLIIHLKQTPLGLHIGGRKVMTSHRLSAGETLTVQIIEEQSSEKIPPSHLPLSIVYEDDDLLILNKPADMPVHPSLGNYENTLANGIAYYYQGQGLPFVFRCINRLDRDTTGLLILAKNMLSAAVLSRQMKERKISRTYLALVRGNPEPSSGTIDAPIARIPGSVLERRVSPDGESAVTHYQVRKQLLSSALVELHLETGRTHQIRVHMKHIGHPLLGDFLYHPKDSSLSRQALHSYSLRFIHPITGCELFFHAPLPPDMQEYIRLHEGGAEPSE, translated from the coding sequence ATGAACCGAATACTGACCTATCCCGTCACTGCAGCCGAAGCCGGTATGTCCATCGGTGAATACCTGCAGTCCAGAGGATACTCCCGTCATCTGATCATCCATCTTAAACAGACACCGCTCGGCCTACACATCGGAGGCCGAAAAGTCATGACCTCCCACCGCTTATCCGCAGGTGAGACGCTGACCGTGCAGATTATCGAGGAGCAGTCGTCAGAAAAAATACCTCCCTCACACCTCCCTCTGTCGATCGTCTACGAAGACGACGATCTGCTTATCCTGAATAAACCGGCAGACATGCCGGTACATCCCTCTCTGGGCAACTATGAAAATACGCTTGCCAATGGGATTGCATATTACTACCAAGGTCAGGGTCTGCCTTTCGTGTTCCGCTGTATTAACCGCCTGGACCGTGACACGACCGGACTTCTGATCCTCGCCAAAAACATGCTCAGCGCCGCCGTTCTCTCCCGGCAAATGAAGGAGCGCAAAATCTCCCGCACCTATCTGGCTCTTGTCCGGGGCAACCCCGAACCGTCATCCGGCACCATCGACGCGCCGATCGCGCGCATACCTGGATCCGTGTTGGAACGACGTGTCAGTCCGGACGGTGAATCGGCAGTCACACACTATCAGGTGCGCAAACAGCTCTTATCCTCTGCACTTGTTGAGCTGCACCTGGAGACGGGGCGCACACATCAGATCCGGGTGCATATGAAACATATCGGACATCCGCTGCTCGGGGATTTCCTTTACCATCCGAAGGACTCCTCCCTCTCCCGTCAGGCACTGCACTCATACTCCCTGCGGTTCATACACCCCATCACAGGATGCGAACTTTTCTTTCATGCTCCTCTGCCGCCGGATATGCAGGAATATATCCGGCTTCACGAAGGAGGGGCAGAGCCGTCAGAATAA
- a CDS encoding heme-degrading domain-containing protein, with the protein MTISEVIEVLEMQEEILQFSHFTNADAWTLGNMLVAEAQRRGVFPVISIRLNNGFTVFQYAFDSTNLCNEMWLSKKQKTVMMTERSSLHLAMVLRESGETLEERFPDCKDFAASGGGFPIRVEEVGVIGAILVSGMDPVSEHDLIIKCVSKYLHIDEVPRIRAV; encoded by the coding sequence ATGACGATTAGTGAAGTAATTGAAGTACTTGAAATGCAGGAAGAAATTCTTCAGTTTTCTCATTTTACGAATGCAGATGCGTGGACGCTGGGCAACATGCTTGTGGCGGAGGCGCAGAGAAGAGGAGTATTTCCAGTGATCAGTATCCGGCTGAACAATGGGTTTACCGTGTTTCAATACGCATTCGACAGTACAAATCTCTGTAATGAAATGTGGCTGTCCAAGAAACAAAAAACGGTCATGATGACAGAACGGAGCAGCCTGCATCTGGCGATGGTACTCAGAGAATCCGGAGAGACACTGGAAGAGAGATTTCCGGACTGCAAGGATTTTGCAGCAAGCGGAGGCGGATTCCCGATACGGGTCGAAGAAGTGGGTGTGATAGGAGCCATTCTCGTATCCGGTATGGATCCCGTCTCAGAGCATGATCTGATCATAAAATGTGTAAGCAAATACCTGCATATTGATGAAGTGCCGCGCATTCGTGCGGTTTAG
- a CDS encoding prepilin peptidase, with protein MMIFLELLGIFLIFTAGACFYSFLNIVIYRLPRGISILKERNQCMACGHVLTVDDLIPVVSWLQLGGRCRYCDTVIPARYSRVELLGGVTALVSVFRLGWTLRACLMYAFLAVLTVTGLTEWDTGKIPDVLLKLITVLAVLQLLLLNQQQYLAYIAGCLCISLPLSGVKLRIPAAFTAQEIILMAVCGLFTGWRVMLVSFTFAVFCGGIYALKKMLGDDEQKKKNFLYGPFLCIGVYFGQMFGEPLIRGYLSFFGL; from the coding sequence ATGATGATTTTTCTGGAATTGCTGGGAATATTCTTGATATTTACTGCGGGTGCATGTTTTTATTCTTTCCTGAATATTGTGATATATCGTCTTCCGAGGGGGATTTCGATATTAAAGGAGCGTAACCAGTGTATGGCGTGCGGTCATGTTCTGACAGTGGATGATTTGATACCCGTGGTCAGCTGGCTGCAGCTGGGGGGGAGATGCAGGTATTGTGATACGGTGATACCGGCTCGCTATTCGCGGGTTGAACTACTGGGCGGTGTCACTGCACTGGTCAGCGTCTTTCGTCTGGGCTGGACGTTACGCGCTTGTCTCATGTATGCGTTTCTGGCAGTTCTGACGGTTACCGGGCTCACGGAGTGGGATACCGGAAAGATCCCGGATGTATTGCTGAAGCTGATCACGGTCCTGGCAGTTCTTCAGCTTCTGCTTTTGAATCAGCAGCAGTACCTTGCTTATATAGCAGGGTGTCTCTGTATCAGCCTTCCGCTGAGCGGTGTTAAACTCAGGATACCGGCGGCATTTACGGCGCAGGAGATTATCCTGATGGCTGTCTGCGGTCTGTTTACGGGCTGGAGAGTCATGCTCGTATCTTTTACCTTTGCGGTGTTTTGCGGAGGAATCTATGCACTAAAAAAAATGCTGGGAGATGACGAACAGAAGAAAAAGAATTTCCTGTACGGACCTTTTCTGTGTATAGGCGTATATTTCGGTCAGATGTTCGGAGAACCTCTGATCAGGGGATATCTCAGTTTTTTTGGTTTATAA